The Thunnus thynnus chromosome 1, fThuThy2.1, whole genome shotgun sequence nucleotide sequence CGGCTGACAGAAATGCTTCATGGTGGCCAGAAGCTCATCCAGGAAGTCGTGACGGTAGACCACATCTGCTGCCAGAACATAGTCGTACCTGTAAACAGATGTAGGATGGGTCTGTTCCAGGTCGTCGCGCCAGGACAGAGCTTCCACCTTGGGTGTGTGCCTGCACCGCCCCCTGGTGTTCCTCACCACATTGGACCTGAGGTTACCCAGCAGCTGAGGCAGGTCTGTAGCTGTGACGGACGCTCCTGAGGATGCAGAGATAAGACCTGACATCACCATAACTATAGTAACAGTAAAAGACCAAACTGGTGCTGAACAGATTGTTGTGTGATGATGAAGCTGTGAGCACAGAGAGTTCTTTTTGGACTGAAGCTGAAGATTGAAGGTCATCCAAAGTTTTGCAATGCAAGAAACGACTCAGTTCATATGATCCTTTTCACATGGCCATAATAATTTATTATGGTCTGGATATAATTTTCAGATGacacaagtgaaatgttttttggtAACCTTTTTTGAAGTCTTAGATTTTTTAATATACCAACAAGAAAGTCTCTGCTTGTAAATGCATTAACACACAATGGTGACATCatttggacaaaaaaagcactaaaagattaaactaaaactaaaagattgctacatgaaaattcatgtttgctagattgatttgattttttaagataaatataACAGTTGCCTCAGAAATTAAGccaaaaatgtataaaatgatttttaaaaatgagtgcaaataaagaaaaaaattctaaaatagttttaaaatagTTAATAAAATAGTTATTAATAGCTAATGGGATAAATACAAAATCACGTGCAAAATTATTGGCTAAAGATACTTCAAATAGTATTTTCAGCCAATTAAgagtactttgatttttttgttatgCACATTCATCAGTTGTAGTGATACATAAAGAGGTGTAAGGTAGCAAGATCAAGCAATAGTTCAAATGCAGTAAATGCCAAAATTATATTATGCCTAATATGTTTACAGTGTTACTTTATAAAACCACTAGTTTCCGTTCTGGGTTGATGTTATTTGGAGTTTAGATTTGTGTATCATGCCATTCTAACTTTTCCAAACTCCTCCTGTGTTTGTTGTCAGTATGTAGAATTCGTTATATAGTGAATTGGACTGGTGACTGCTCACCCAGTAGACTGGCCACAATGGTAACCAGTCCTGTTCCTGCTCCAAGCTCCAGCACCTTCTTCCCCTGCAGGTTCACCCTCTGCCTGTTTTTGCGGAGGAAGGAGCACAGAGCCGATGCCTGCAGGATGAAGAGATAGAAACTATGGTTTGTTAGGACAAATTTGtagtattttgtcatttataacATTGATGCTGgtagaaaaacaactttaatgACTTATATCAAACAATCTCTATAACCGGTGTTCATTTAATCTCAGTGATACTCACTGCTGGCCGCATCACGGCTCCAGAAGAGTCTATGGACTCATAAATGACTATTTCCTGCCCTGCGTAATGGTAGATATTTTTAACAAAGCTGCTATGTACAGCTGTTTGTTTGATGTCTTCTGTGGAGAGAGGATGGATCAAATATTAatgcacagtgaactcacatTGCCACAACATACATTTGAAACATCAGTGGCTTGATATGGTGCAACAAAAAGAAGCATCAGTACTTTGACTGACATGGTTCACATGTGAACCAAATAAGCTCAAGGCAGTGGAAAAAGTTAGTCCCTGTTTCTCTTCCATTTAAGTATCGACACTCTACACTGGCTCTGTCACTGAGGACATTGACAACAGTACTGGCATAACCAAAAATTGGCTGTACCACCTTTTGGCTTTAGCACATGACTCATATCTCACATTTAATTCTTGCCACCAATCTTGCCAGATGCAGATGCAAAGCTGTTCCTTCACTTATAAGTGATGCTGCCAAGCCACAAGACAGCAGTGTGACCTTTTCTACTTGAATTAGCACAATTCATGAAATCATGTAGCACCACCCTGCAGTACCTGAAGTATATTGTGCTGACTATTGTACTACTGTCATTCTGTTATGCTGCTATGAGCAGAAGACACGTTTCCAgattctattattttatttctccttcatAATATACTTTAACATCAATGTAGAGAAGCTGCAAAGCAAGAATTTTCCTCGAAAAAGTTGAGATGGACCGAATCAAAAATCTCTATCTGTATTTATGGCAGCATTTCCTACCATAAACCATGCAAAGACACTGAATACTGAAGTTTTGCTTAACTTGGTCTTTTCGTGTCCCCACTTTTTGTGGTAACTTATCCAGCCATGCAAGTTTCAGGATATTTGCctttgagatttctgcctcaCCATAacacaatggaggtgaatggaatttcatttgtgatgctcacagcactgaaaaattcaacagcaacatctctttCCAGACTGTGAAcagctcatcatcatcaaaactaCTTTGTACTGAAGAAAAAGTCTATATAACACAGAGGTATCTTCATGACTTTTTGGGTTatttgagtgaactgaccctttaaacaGAAGGGAACAGGACTTTAATTTCAATCTGTGTGAGATACTTTTAGGTTGATTGGTGTATTTTCACCAATGAGGATTAAGACTCACCTGTAAAGTCTTCATCACTGCTTGTGGTGCAACAACTTGAATCAATGTTCTCTGGTTGATCCCTCTCATATACTTCACATTGTTCTCTGTCGCCAATAGTTAgtttttcatcttcttttttttcagagcaACATTCTCCATCCTCTAGAGAACCCTCtgctccctccttctctttcagcAGATCCTTGATTTCCAGCCCTGCATCACCTTCTTGCTTTTCTTCTCTAGAAGTCGCCATGAAGATCTTCATTTCCCCATCTTCAGCCAGCAAGCTCGTGTGAAAGGCCTCTTTAAAGTCCTCTGTGAACTTCAGATCAGTCTCATATCTGACCTTGTTGGCCCAGATCAGAGTCGTTCCTGGTTTGCAGAAATGCTTCATGGTGACCAGAAGCTCATCCAGGAAGTCGTGATGGTAGACAACATCAGCCGCCAGCACGTAGTCGTACCGGTAGACAGATGTAGGGTAGGTGCGCTCCAGGTCAGGGCCCCAGGACAGAGCTGCCACCTggggtgtgtgtctgcagtagCCCCTGGTGTTCCTGGACAGGTTGACTCTCAGTTTGCTCAGAACCTCTGGAATGTCTGTGGCTGTCACCCAGGCACCtgaggatggaaaaaaaaacattacatctgAAATATGCTTTCAAATTCATGTCTGAGAATGGTTTAATCCTCCTTCCTCACTCACCGAGTAGAGCTGCCACAACAGACAGGAGGCCAGTTCCTGCCCCAATCTCCAGGACCGCTTTGTCCACAAGACTCAGCTGTTCACGATGAGTGTCCAGGTAGTGACAGAGAGCCAGAGCCTGGGGGCCATCAATATGATCTTTACAATCAATACTGATACCTAACAATGTGACCTTTAGTCACTGGTACCTTGATGTTGAAAAACAAGTGTTGTAAAGTATTAGTTACTCGTTCTTTAGAGCCAAAGAGCTAAAATAGACAAGAGACGATAAAAGGCGGATGTTGATTTGTCCGTTGGTGCACCACTTTcatctagactgaaatatctcaacaaccactggatggattaccataaaattttgcacagacatacacggtccccagaggatgTATCCTACTGAGTtttgtgatcccctgacttttcatctggcGCCATCAGCAGGTCAAAATCTGAATTTGTCAGAAAAGTTCCcgtttgaccaaatacctgcaaacctgtactttgtttttactgctgaTTGGCAAAATTCTAAAACACTAAACTGCAATGctgaacatggtaaacactatacctgctaaacattagcatgttagcattgtcattgtatGTATGCTAGCATGCTGATGCTAGCACAGCCTTACAGAgctgttagcatggctgtagactcttagtcttgtttacaTTATCTCTTTGCTTTTGTCATAGACAATGCAAACCTTTAAAGGCAAAATCCTCCTTAAAATTAAGTTAACATTGTGCTATTCCAACCAGTCTACATGCAGACTCCTTTAAGATGAAAGTCAGAGCATGAAGACATAAATGGATGATGTCAGCAGGTGACCAGCAGTTAGTGACCACAAAAACAATCACCTTTTCCTGTCAAAGGCTGGATTATTGGGCTAATTGGGCTAATTTAGTTAGTTGCTAATACTGTATGCGCGACTACATCACGATTTAAACTGACAAACTGAAGTGATAAACTGAAATGATAGGGGGCTTAATGTGACACCTGCATTATAACCTAACGTTTACCAAGTTAAAGTCAAGTTGAAagcatttattatttcagtttatctGGTGCAAATACCAAAATAAAGTAGCGCTTAATCAAGTTACCACAAACTACAAATGAGGAAATTACAAATGACTAACTAATACATACATAGTGACCTGAGGGTGGGCCCCCAGAGGTTTATTCCTGACCTGTTGCTTTCATAGAATCCTCAGATGACTTCATAAGCACAGAGAAGCTCTCTGCTGCTCAGTTTAAGGAAAAACTCTGAAATTAATGTATGGTGGATTTTTCCTTCAATAGATCTTGTCTTCAGGCTGTATGATACAGAACAAAATAGCTTTTTGTTTATAAAGTCTCAGTTTTAGCTGACAGAGGAAATAATCAGATGTCTTGGGATCAAAATATTGCTGATGCTGCTTTGCATCAGTAATTATGGCAATCCTACAACACAGAGATTGTAACGGTGCGCACAGGTACTGTATGTAATATGGCAAATAAATTGGGATAAGGTTGCAAATCTCAAAAACAGCGCTACTCACCGCTGGCCATATCATGCCTGCATAGGAGTCAAGACCCTCCTCAATGACGATTTTATGCCCGACATAATAGTACACCTCCTTATCTGTCCTGAGGAAGAAACACGGAGTCCAGGCTAGTTTTTGCTGCTTCTGGACAGATGATTCCTCACTGCATGAATCATCTAAACAATACAAAAGTGAGACAATCAGATCTCTGTGGACTGAATCAACATGTAACCCATCATGGTTGAATTTACCTTTATCCTCCTTGTTGACCTCGTCCTCCTCGTCCTCGTCCTCATCCtcgtcctcctcgtcctcctcttcctcttccttctcctccacctcttcctcctcctccacctcttcctcctcctcttcctcctcctcctcctcctcctcctcctcctcctcctcctcttcctcctcttcctctctgcttctcaTATAATTGGTTTCCTCCATCAAGTATGTGGACAAAGTAGCCATATAAAatcctgtttcaacatgtttGTAAAAACAGTGGAAGTGGATTAAAAATATAACAGTTTTTTCAGTCAAACCTCTCATTTACTTTTTGGTTGTACCTAATTTATAAAACTGTCAGTTcacattttgatcatttacCATGACTTCA carries:
- the LOC137181052 gene encoding uncharacterized protein isoform X4, with translation MMMGVFSKMLSLYNYAVRFQQMQSAHELFLWENKAATGFYMATLSTYLMEETNYMRSREEEEEEEEEEEEEEEEEEEEEEEEEDEDEDEDEEDEVNKEDKDDSCSEESSVQKQQKLAWTPCFFLRTDKEVYYYVGHKIVIEEGLDSYAGMIWPAALALCHYLDTHREQLSLVDKAVLEIGAGTGLLSVVAALLGAWVTATDIPEVLSKLRVNLSRNTRGYCRHTPQVAALSWGPDLERTYPTSVYRYDYVLAADVVYHHDFLDELLVTMKHFCKPGTTLIWANKVRYETDLKFTEDFKEAFHTSLLAEDGEMKIFMATSREEKQEGDAGLEIKDLLKEKEGAEGSLEDGECCSEKKEDEKLTIGDREQCEVYERDQPENIDSSCCTTSSDEDFTEDIKQTAVHSSFVKNIYHYAGQEIVIYESIDSSGAVMRPAASALCSFLRKNRQRVNLQGKKVLELGAGTGLVTIVASLLGASVTATDLPQLLGNLRSNVVRNTRGRCRHTPKVEALSWRDDLEQTHPTSVYRYDYVLAADVVYRHDFLDELLATMKHFCQPGTTLIWANRVRFESDLTFTDNFKKTFNTSLLAEVGEMKIFMATCRE
- the LOC137181052 gene encoding uncharacterized protein isoform X3 — translated: MMMGVFSKMLSLYNYAVRFQQMQSAHELFLWENKAATGFYMATLSTYLMEETNYMRSREEEEEEEEEEEEEEEEEEEEEEEEVEEEEEEDEDEDEDEEDEVNKEDKDDSCSEESSVQKQQKLAWTPCFFLRTDKEVYYYVGHKIVIEEGLDSYAGMIWPAALALCHYLDTHREQLSLVDKAVLEIGAGTGLLSVVAALLGAWVTATDIPEVLSKLRVNLSRNTRGYCRHTPQVAALSWGPDLERTYPTSVYRYDYVLAADVVYHHDFLDELLVTMKHFCKPGTTLIWANKVRYETDLKFTEDFKEAFHTSLLAEDGEMKIFMATSREEKQEGDAGLEIKDLLKEKEGAEGSLEDGECCSEKKEDEKLTIGDREQCEVYERDQPENIDSSCCTTSSDEDFTEDIKQTAVHSSFVKNIYHYAGQEIVIYESIDSSGAVMRPAASALCSFLRKNRQRVNLQGKKVLELGAGTGLVTIVASLLGASVTATDLPQLLGNLRSNVVRNTRGRCRHTPKVEALSWRDDLEQTHPTSVYRYDYVLAADVVYRHDFLDELLATMKHFCQPGTTLIWANRVRFESDLTFTDNFKKTFNTSLLAEVGEMKIFMATCRE
- the LOC137181052 gene encoding uncharacterized protein isoform X1, whose product is MMMGVFSKMLSLYNYAVRFQQMQSAHELFLWENKAATGFYMATLSTYLMEETNYMRSREEEEEEEEEEEEEEEEEEEEEEEEVEEEEEVEEKEEEEEDEEDEDEDEDEEDEVNKEDKDDSCSEESSVQKQQKLAWTPCFFLRTDKEVYYYVGHKIVIEEGLDSYAGMIWPAALALCHYLDTHREQLSLVDKAVLEIGAGTGLLSVVAALLGAWVTATDIPEVLSKLRVNLSRNTRGYCRHTPQVAALSWGPDLERTYPTSVYRYDYVLAADVVYHHDFLDELLVTMKHFCKPGTTLIWANKVRYETDLKFTEDFKEAFHTSLLAEDGEMKIFMATSREEKQEGDAGLEIKDLLKEKEGAEGSLEDGECCSEKKEDEKLTIGDREQCEVYERDQPENIDSSCCTTSSDEDFTEDIKQTAVHSSFVKNIYHYAGQEIVIYESIDSSGAVMRPAASALCSFLRKNRQRVNLQGKKVLELGAGTGLVTIVASLLGASVTATDLPQLLGNLRSNVVRNTRGRCRHTPKVEALSWRDDLEQTHPTSVYRYDYVLAADVVYRHDFLDELLATMKHFCQPGTTLIWANRVRFESDLTFTDNFKKTFNTSLLAEVGEMKIFMATCRE
- the LOC137181052 gene encoding uncharacterized protein isoform X2; its protein translation is MMMGVFSKMLSLYNYAVRFQQMQSAHELFLWENKAATGFYMATLSTYLMEETNYMRSREEEEEEEEEEEEEEEEEEEEEEEEVEEEEEVEEKEEEEEDEEDEDEDEDEEDEVNKEDKDDSCSEESSVQKQQKLAWTPCFFLRTDKEVYYYVGHKIVIEEGLDSYAGMIWPAALALCHYLDTHREQLSLVDKAVLEIGAGTGLLSVVAALLGAWVTATDIPEVLSKLRVNLSRNTRGYCRHTPQVAALSWGPDLERTYPTSVYRYDYVLAADVVYHHDFLDELLVTMKHFCKPGTTLIWANKVRYETDLKFTEDFKEAFHTSLLAEDGEMKIFMATSREEKQEGDAGLEIKDLLKEKEGAEGSLEDGECCSEKKEDEKLTIGDREQCEVYERDQPENIDSSCCTTSSDEDFTDIKQTAVHSSFVKNIYHYAGQEIVIYESIDSSGAVMRPAASALCSFLRKNRQRVNLQGKKVLELGAGTGLVTIVASLLGASVTATDLPQLLGNLRSNVVRNTRGRCRHTPKVEALSWRDDLEQTHPTSVYRYDYVLAADVVYRHDFLDELLATMKHFCQPGTTLIWANRVRFESDLTFTDNFKKTFNTSLLAEVGEMKIFMATCRE